A part of Lagopus muta isolate bLagMut1 chromosome 26, bLagMut1 primary, whole genome shotgun sequence genomic DNA contains:
- the CDC34 gene encoding ubiquitin-conjugating enzyme E2 R1, giving the protein MARSVVPSSQKALLLELKGLQEEPVEGFRVNLVDEGDLYNWEVAIFGPPNTYYEGGYFKARLRFPIDYPYSPPAFRFLTKMWHPNIYETGDVCISILHPPVDDPQSGELPSERWNPTQNVRTILLSVISLLNEPNTFSPANVDASVMYRKWKESKGKDREYTDIIRKQVLGTKVDAERDGVKVPTTLAEYCVKTKTPAPDEGSDLFYDDYYEDDEMEEEADSCYGDEDDSGNEES; this is encoded by the exons ATGGCGCGGTCTGTCGTGCCCAGCTCACAGAAGGCGCTGCTACTGGAGCTCaaagggctgcaggaggagcccGTGGAAGGGTTTCGGGTCAATTTGGTGGACGAGGGGGACCTATACAACTGGGAGGTGGCCATCTTTGGCCCCCCCAACACCTACTACGAGGGCGGGTATTTCAAG GCCCGTCTCCGATTTCCCATCGACTACCCCTATTCTCCCCCTGCCTTCAGGTTCCTGACCAAAATGTGGCACCCCAACATCTATGAG ACCGGTGATGTCTGCATCTCCATCCTGCACCCACCAGTGGATGATCCACAGAGTGGGGAGCTGCCATCCGAGAGGTGGAACCCCACACAGAATGTGCG GACCATTCTTCTGAGCGTGATCTCACTGCTGAATGAACCCAACACGTTTTCTCCAGCCAACGTGGATGCCTCCGTGATGTACCGCAAGTGGAAGGAGAGCAAAGGGAAGGATCGGGAGTACACAGACATCATCAG AAAGCAAGTCCTGGGAACAAAGGTGGATGCTGAGCGCGATGGCGTGAAGGTCCCCACCACACTGGCAGAGTACTGTGTGAAGACCAAGACTCCGGCCCCAGATGAGGGCTCAGACCTCTTTTATGATGACTATTATGAGGATGATGAGATGGAAGAGGAAGCAGACAGCTGCTATGGTGATGAAGATGATTCTGGCAATGAGGAATCTTGA
- the BSG gene encoding basigin isoform X2, with protein sequence MAAGADVRCAVLALLVLDLLATGGDATAGFIKSPLSQRRLTQDSVELHCEAVGNPIPEIQWWFEGNEPNETSAQLWDGAWQDRVKINATYNLHSTSTIYIANLTSDDSGTYECRASNDPDRNHLSKSPKVKWIRSQANVLVIERPVITGQYTSSADKVVLSCNMSAPHAPIRGHKWMLGDKTLKAEEGNSDSFITYTIEGKVEEHSGVYECIYETNPVAKGNVSIEVQPQVVAYKKSEHGNEGDTGVLTCKSLSYPPVGTWLWFRSDQTPVVNGTDRYIIKSSGNKTELRILKLSIEQDTGDYHCNGTNVMGPGSATVNLRVRSRLAALWPFLGIVAEVLVLVTIIFIYEKRRKPDEVLDDDDGGSAPLKSNATNHKDKNVRQRNAN encoded by the exons ATGGCGGCGGGCGCGGACGTGCGGTGCGCGGTTCTGGCGCTGCTCGTGCTCGACTTGCTGGCGACCGGCGGCGATGCTACAG CTGGTTTTATAAAGTCACCACTGTCTCAAAGGAGACTGACTCAGGACAGCGTCGAGTTGCACTGCGAGGCCGTTGGCAATCCCATCCCTGAAATCCAGTGGTGGTTTGAGGGTAACGAGCCTAATGAGACCTCTGCTCAGCTTTGGGATGGCGCGTGGCAGGACCGGGTCAAAATCAACGCCACCTACAACCTGCATTCCACCAGCACCATCTACATCGCAAACCTCACCAGCGACGACTCGGGCACTTATGAGTGCAGGGCAAGCAACGACCCTGATCGCAATCACTTGTCGAAGAGCCCTAAAGTCAAGTGGATCCGTTCACAGGCCAACGTTCTGGTCATCGAAC GTCCGGTGATCACGGGGCAGTACACCAGCTCTGCTGACAAGGTGGTCCTCAGCTGTAACATGAGTGCACCTCACGCCCCCATCAGGGGCCACAAATGGATGCTGGGAGACAAGACACTCAAGGCAGAAGAAGGCAATTCAGACTCTTTCATCACTTACAC GATCGAGGGGAAGGTTGAAGAACACTCTGGTGTCTATGAATGCATCTATGAAACAAACCCAGTGGCAAAAGGAAACGTGTCTATAGAAG TTCAACCCCAAGTTGTAGCATACAAGAAGTCTGAGCATGGGAACGAGGGGGACACAGGTGTGCTGACCTGCAAGAGTCTCTCCTACCCCCCTGTTGGCACCTGGCTCTGGTTCAGAAGTGATCAAACC CCCGTTGTCAATGGTACTGATCGCTACATTATCAAGTCCAGTGGCAACAAGACAGAGCTACGCATCCTCAAACTGAGCATTGAGCAAGATACAGGTGACTACCACTGCAATGGTACCAACGTGATGGGCCCTGGAAGTGCTACGGTGAATCTGCGCGTCCGCAGCCGCCTGGCAGCTCTTTGGCCCTTCCTGGGAATCGTGGCAGAAGTTCTGGTTCTCGTCACCATCATCTTCATCTACGAGAAGAGGAGGAAGCCAGATGAGGTTCTTGATG ATGATGATGGAGGCTCTGCACCACT GAAAAGCAATGCCACGAACCACAAGGACAAGAACGTCCGCCAGAGAAACGCTAACTGA
- the BSG gene encoding basigin isoform X1 codes for MAAGADVRCAVLALLVLDLLATGGDATGPVITGQYTSSADKVVLSCNMSAPHAPIRGHKWMLGDKTLKAEEGNSDSFITYTIEGKVEEHSGVYECIYETNPVAKGNVSIEVQPQVVAYKKSEHGNEGDTGVLTCKSLSYPPVGTWLWFRSDQTPVVNGTDRYIIKSSGNKTELRILKLSIEQDTGDYHCNGTNVMGPGSATVNLRVRSRLAALWPFLGIVAEVLVLVTIIFIYEKRRKPDEVLDDDDGGSAPLKSNATNHKDKNVRQRNAN; via the exons ATGGCGGCGGGCGCGGACGTGCGGTGCGCGGTTCTGGCGCTGCTCGTGCTCGACTTGCTGGCGACCGGCGGCGATGCTACAG GTCCGGTGATCACGGGGCAGTACACCAGCTCTGCTGACAAGGTGGTCCTCAGCTGTAACATGAGTGCACCTCACGCCCCCATCAGGGGCCACAAATGGATGCTGGGAGACAAGACACTCAAGGCAGAAGAAGGCAATTCAGACTCTTTCATCACTTACAC GATCGAGGGGAAGGTTGAAGAACACTCTGGTGTCTATGAATGCATCTATGAAACAAACCCAGTGGCAAAAGGAAACGTGTCTATAGAAG TTCAACCCCAAGTTGTAGCATACAAGAAGTCTGAGCATGGGAACGAGGGGGACACAGGTGTGCTGACCTGCAAGAGTCTCTCCTACCCCCCTGTTGGCACCTGGCTCTGGTTCAGAAGTGATCAAACC CCCGTTGTCAATGGTACTGATCGCTACATTATCAAGTCCAGTGGCAACAAGACAGAGCTACGCATCCTCAAACTGAGCATTGAGCAAGATACAGGTGACTACCACTGCAATGGTACCAACGTGATGGGCCCTGGAAGTGCTACGGTGAATCTGCGCGTCCGCAGCCGCCTGGCAGCTCTTTGGCCCTTCCTGGGAATCGTGGCAGAAGTTCTGGTTCTCGTCACCATCATCTTCATCTACGAGAAGAGGAGGAAGCCAGATGAGGTTCTTGATG ATGATGATGGAGGCTCTGCACCACT GAAAAGCAATGCCACGAACCACAAGGACAAGAACGTCCGCCAGAGAAACGCTAACTGA